One genomic region from Proteus vulgaris encodes:
- a CDS encoding NAD-dependent epimerase/dehydratase family protein — protein MNRRKIFITGANGFIGSYLLPKLAELGDELTVLCRDPHKIHPDRPILPADVNVIKGDLLQPDTYRDALIGQDIIIHLAADYRVGIAPSRSEHQKMYQTNVTGTLNLLNEAKRAQISQILYTSTTAALGETQGVLLDETHRHNGYFRSYYEETKQVAHVLVERHQQQGMPIKIAICGGVFGQGDNSVLAQTLSAFFNKKIPFQVSTNSTFQLCHVDKLCDGLLRLLALDKPQETVLFTGDVFSMPEIFTLLSEIQKTAPLPIKNRSSLRPLAWLMDKLALLGFSMPLSCEALRIMDGSTYTYSSSKAEQLLGWTAGEPLNDFKDYAQSIANQYTLMNKESK, from the coding sequence TTGAATAGACGGAAAATATTTATCACTGGTGCAAATGGATTTATAGGCTCTTATTTATTACCTAAGCTTGCAGAGCTTGGTGATGAATTAACGGTATTGTGTCGTGATCCCCATAAAATTCACCCTGATCGCCCTATATTGCCAGCGGATGTAAACGTGATAAAAGGAGATTTACTCCAACCTGATACATATCGCGATGCACTTATTGGGCAAGATATTATTATTCATTTAGCTGCTGATTATCGCGTAGGAATTGCACCTAGTCGTTCTGAACATCAAAAGATGTATCAAACCAATGTCACTGGCACATTGAATTTGCTTAATGAAGCCAAAAGAGCGCAAATTTCTCAGATTTTATATACCAGTACCACCGCTGCATTAGGCGAAACTCAAGGGGTATTGCTTGATGAAACTCATCGTCATAATGGCTATTTTCGTAGTTATTATGAAGAAACAAAGCAAGTTGCCCATGTATTAGTTGAACGCCACCAGCAACAAGGAATGCCGATTAAAATCGCAATTTGTGGCGGTGTATTTGGTCAAGGTGACAATAGCGTTTTAGCACAGACGTTATCTGCTTTTTTCAATAAAAAAATTCCGTTTCAAGTTAGTACAAACAGTACTTTTCAACTCTGCCATGTAGATAAATTATGTGATGGCTTATTACGCTTACTTGCCTTAGATAAACCTCAAGAAACAGTGCTGTTTACTGGTGATGTTTTCTCTATGCCTGAAATTTTCACACTACTTAGCGAAATACAAAAAACCGCGCCATTACCGATAAAAAATCGCAGTAGTTTACGACCTTTAGCATGGTTGATGGATAAGCTCGCCTTGCTTGGTTTTTCCATGCCACTTTCCTGTGAAGCACTACGTATTATGGATGGAAGCACCTATACCTATTCATCTTCTAAAGCAGAACAGCTATTAGGATGGACAGCGGGTGAACCATTAAATGACTTTAAGGATTATGCCCAAAGTATTGCTAACCAATACACATTGATGAATAAGGAGTCCAAATGA
- the add gene encoding adenosine deaminase produces MTFNPSLLPKVELHVHLDTCLSYFYIKQLDPTISFDKFNQQFVAHKPCFDLGDFLSKVTPQIDILQTKSAITLAVDDLFYQLKADNVIYAEIRFAPLLHTKQGLTDKDVVEVVISAMNKASQKYDIKAGLILCTLRHFSAFESLQTAKLVVEYLNKGVVALDLAADEARFSLDNHIAAFDYVKKSGGNLIAHAGEAKGAESVTETLDKLHVTRIGHGVRSIEDNEVINRLKSQNILLEVCPSCNIICNIYEQIDRHPVNQLKKQGVKLNINTDARTVANTSLNKEYQLLHDIFGWSEKDFQQCNIDALNASFIANDVRKKLMDKLYYVHAK; encoded by the coding sequence ATGACATTCAATCCCAGTTTATTACCTAAAGTTGAGCTTCATGTGCATTTAGACACCTGTTTAAGCTATTTTTATATTAAACAGCTAGATCCAACAATAAGCTTTGATAAATTTAATCAGCAATTTGTTGCTCATAAACCCTGTTTTGATTTGGGCGATTTTTTAAGTAAAGTCACGCCTCAAATTGATATTTTGCAGACTAAATCAGCAATTACACTGGCTGTTGACGATCTGTTTTATCAGTTGAAAGCAGACAATGTTATTTATGCTGAAATCCGTTTTGCCCCGTTATTACACACAAAACAGGGTTTAACAGATAAAGACGTTGTTGAAGTTGTTATTTCAGCAATGAATAAAGCATCTCAAAAATACGATATTAAAGCGGGATTGATCTTATGCACATTGCGTCATTTTAGTGCGTTCGAGAGTCTGCAAACCGCCAAGTTAGTTGTCGAATACCTTAATAAAGGTGTTGTCGCACTTGATTTAGCGGCTGATGAAGCGCGTTTTTCTTTAGATAATCATATTGCTGCTTTTGATTATGTTAAAAAATCAGGAGGGAATTTAATTGCTCATGCAGGGGAAGCGAAAGGCGCTGAAAGCGTTACTGAAACATTGGATAAACTGCATGTTACTCGAATTGGTCATGGTGTAAGAAGTATTGAAGATAATGAAGTCATTAACAGGCTTAAATCTCAAAATATATTATTAGAGGTTTGCCCAAGTTGTAATATTATCTGCAATATCTATGAGCAAATAGATCGACATCCCGTTAATCAGCTAAAAAAGCAGGGCGTTAAATTAAATATTAATACTGATGCGCGAACAGTTGCCAATACTTCGTTAAATAAAGAGTATCAGTTATTACATGATATTTTTGGTTGGAGCGAAAAAGACTTTCAGCAATGTAATATTGATGCTCTTAATGCCAGTTTTATTGCAAATGACGTTCGTAAAAAGTTAATGGATAAGCTCTACTACGTTCACGCAAAATAG
- a CDS encoding acyl-CoA reductase: MTEAIHVRLANIKQCLIHCLNENWLFSDDPLTQAFCLNRLTQWAYSDILAQKVANELGGKSWRAPNKLLIVVSEKDPLGTLEALLAGYLIGSPIRIKARLSTQWLYLLRAYLGLNENECEILDWSSENQNDELVLNGVEAILLAGGDALIQHYRKVAPAQIKLIELGPKISAMAILGHSLPDISLILKDVCLFRQQVCSSPRFILLENENCAQQLYQQLSIALPSLSPLPETVKLQQMAQAHEYSLSRDLLNNEKPTLYNANSGWGITYHTQFAPQYWLNFGFQLIVGPVAHHLQLAQKQWFARLQTLGYHGSLSSISPQQYSFTRYCPIGSMHSRPMTATHDGFFMLATLVFFINQEG, translated from the coding sequence ATGACAGAAGCAATACACGTTCGTTTAGCAAACATTAAACAGTGTTTAATACACTGCCTTAATGAGAATTGGCTATTCTCTGATGATCCCTTGACGCAAGCATTCTGCCTTAACCGTTTAACACAGTGGGCTTATAGCGACATATTAGCGCAAAAAGTGGCTAATGAATTGGGGGGCAAAAGCTGGCGAGCGCCGAATAAACTATTAATTGTGGTATCAGAAAAAGATCCCCTAGGTACATTAGAAGCACTACTTGCGGGCTATTTAATTGGTAGTCCTATCCGAATAAAAGCGCGATTATCAACACAATGGCTTTATCTTTTACGTGCTTATTTAGGTCTAAATGAAAATGAGTGTGAAATTCTTGATTGGTCAAGTGAAAATCAAAATGATGAGCTTGTTCTTAACGGGGTTGAAGCTATTTTATTGGCGGGGGGTGATGCGCTTATTCAGCATTATCGCAAAGTGGCACCAGCACAGATTAAACTAATTGAGCTAGGGCCAAAAATAAGTGCAATGGCTATTTTAGGTCATTCATTACCTGATATTTCCCTTATTTTAAAAGACGTTTGTTTATTTAGACAGCAAGTTTGTAGCTCACCGCGTTTTATCTTATTAGAGAATGAAAACTGCGCTCAACAGCTTTATCAGCAACTTTCTATTGCATTACCTTCATTATCCCCATTGCCAGAAACAGTAAAGCTTCAACAAATGGCGCAAGCGCACGAATATTCATTGTCTCGTGACTTACTCAATAATGAAAAACCCACACTTTACAATGCAAATTCAGGCTGGGGGATCACTTACCACACTCAATTTGCACCTCAATATTGGCTTAATTTTGGTTTTCAATTGATTGTCGGTCCCGTAGCGCATCATTTGCAGCTAGCTCAAAAACAGTGGTTTGCACGCTTACAAACATTGGGTTATCACGGCTCACTTTCGTCAATTTCACCACAACAATATAGCTTCACTCGCTATTGTCCAATTGGCTCGATGCATTCTCGCCCGATGACCGCAACGCATGATGGCTTTTTTATGTTAGCCACACTGGTGTTTTTTATTAATCAGGAAGGGTAA